The Hydrogenobacter thermophilus TK-6 genome window below encodes:
- a CDS encoding c-type cytochrome yields the protein MSVGWLEVVVATLFISIVVSLILARGRHWLEPGFWKIAAVITSSVMAITLVLLTVDTSRQISMGSKRVPSPSVINREIGYVYDAERMAMVPALGKEVGLFGRVWSEEEAEKLVTKGKLVIQSRNCMDCHTLLGNGAYYAPDLTKAWLDPKWEKQLMPMTGAKTREEAMRAFLMNPDKYPTWVRRMPNLKLSEDEAMAVVAYLKWMSTIDTNGFPANFPEVKVSQ from the coding sequence ATGAGTGTAGGGTGGCTGGAGGTTGTAGTTGCAACTCTGTTTATCTCCATCGTAGTTAGCCTTATCCTGGCACGGGGGAGGCACTGGCTTGAGCCTGGCTTTTGGAAGATTGCTGCGGTCATAACCAGCAGTGTAATGGCTATAACTCTTGTCCTCCTCACCGTTGATACCTCAAGGCAGATAAGCATGGGTAGCAAGAGGGTGCCATCACCTTCGGTTATCAACAGGGAGATAGGCTATGTTTACGATGCGGAGAGGATGGCTATGGTCCCGGCTTTGGGTAAAGAGGTGGGTCTCTTTGGCAGGGTGTGGAGCGAGGAAGAGGCGGAGAAGCTCGTAACTAAGGGTAAGCTCGTCATACAGAGCAGGAACTGCATGGACTGCCACACCTTACTTGGAAACGGAGCTTATTACGCACCGGACCTTACAAAAGCATGGCTTGACCCCAAGTGGGAAAAACAGCTCATGCCCATGACCGGTGCAAAGACAAGAGAGGAAGCCATGAGAGCCTTTTTGATGAATCCAGATAAGTACCCCACATGGGTAAGAAGGATGCCCAACCTGAAGCTTTCTGAAGATGAGGCGATGGCTGTGGTTGCCTACCTAAAGTGGATGTCCACAATAGACACCAACGGTTTCCCAGCTAACTTTCCAGAAGTTA